The Desulfobotulus mexicanus genome has a segment encoding these proteins:
- a CDS encoding ATP-binding protein gives MKSFKKFHYSLIFKPFFLTGLILAGLTLCFLIFVVFTKMESRQNLLETAELRSRIETQIFAEHASGLFRAIDITLLSLIPFLEEGDVLGNAAVEDVIRRRILFLHQLKNIYILDEKAQLVYVHPRGEVLDITQTDKDYFLDMHKDALMDFDISTAPENEKGGFDIRFSRRVESRDGRFLGVVVGVVDFAHFRKQYQQYEAPGVDAIVLYNTDGRVLSGWFPAESSSQKGPGARLLELPYFGSFSLDDLTAGGMRSFTDKEYIVATCQLPDFPFHMGTVLNRNHILKVWEREVRHLVLIFMLVFMGLGSMAWILHKQVARQKKADKKNIELQAKAELTGLMRDLAFAVQQADGLEDAARIFLEHICEYGVWEAGFFRMKLSEEKEALITGCSCAGQSECRAQLLESLQDGVEKYFSLEKPVLFSEESALLSKNVCVLPVCDSYHLKAEALFLSSSLEEKDEALLDIMTQAAAFAGHLIERMVSEKRLEDSLAMYKKSQQELARAKEKAEADNDAKSAFLTHMSHELRTPMNGIQGMAELLFQTRLDEEQHSYLRIMQDSCGSVLGMINGLLDLAKIESDKFSLEFISFGLRHFMEVFCAPMILLAREKGLDFTCDIADDVTDRLMGDTDKLRRILTNLVGNALKFTHDGGISIAVSETASHGPGVYLCFRIQDTGIGISKEKIPSLFQPFSQADSSISRRYGGTGLGLLISRQLAEKMGGQMGLESSENNGSCFWFTVSFKKVDILSDEEEKKASVPKVRSPESLLSSEQKKARILVVEDDLTNQQVARGFLKKLGLAADIAQSGAEALEMLGQSPYDLILMDVQMPDMDGTEVTRRIRSGEVRGLSPDILIIAMTANATRRDKEKCFQSGMNAFLSKPISGYDLAETLAAWLPLQEIRT, from the coding sequence ATGAAAAGTTTTAAAAAGTTCCATTATTCCCTTATTTTTAAGCCTTTCTTTCTTACTGGTCTTATACTGGCTGGGCTGACTCTCTGCTTTCTGATTTTTGTGGTTTTTACCAAGATGGAATCCCGCCAGAATCTTCTTGAAACGGCAGAGCTGCGTTCCCGTATTGAGACACAGATTTTTGCAGAACATGCATCAGGCCTGTTCCGTGCCATTGATATCACCCTTTTGTCCCTTATACCTTTTCTGGAAGAAGGCGATGTTCTGGGCAATGCTGCTGTTGAAGATGTCATCCGCCGTCGTATTCTTTTTCTGCATCAGCTTAAAAATATTTATATTCTGGATGAAAAAGCACAGCTTGTATACGTACATCCAAGGGGAGAGGTACTGGACATTACCCAGACGGATAAGGATTATTTTCTGGATATGCATAAAGATGCCCTGATGGATTTTGACATCAGTACTGCGCCAGAAAATGAAAAGGGCGGTTTTGATATCCGGTTCAGCCGCAGGGTGGAAAGCAGAGATGGCAGATTTCTAGGAGTAGTTGTTGGGGTTGTGGATTTTGCCCATTTCAGAAAACAGTATCAGCAATATGAAGCTCCGGGCGTTGATGCCATTGTTTTATATAACACGGATGGGCGTGTACTGTCGGGATGGTTTCCGGCGGAGAGCAGCAGTCAAAAGGGGCCTGGAGCAAGGCTTTTGGAGCTGCCTTATTTCGGTTCTTTTTCTTTGGATGATCTTACCGCAGGGGGTATGCGTTCCTTTACAGATAAAGAATATATTGTTGCCACATGTCAGCTGCCGGATTTTCCCTTCCACATGGGTACGGTTCTGAACAGAAATCATATTCTCAAAGTATGGGAAAGGGAGGTCCGTCATCTTGTTTTGATTTTTATGCTGGTTTTCATGGGGCTGGGGTCCATGGCATGGATTCTTCATAAGCAGGTGGCCCGGCAGAAAAAAGCTGATAAAAAAAATATTGAACTTCAGGCAAAGGCCGAGTTGACAGGTCTTATGCGGGATCTTGCCTTTGCTGTTCAGCAGGCAGATGGTCTTGAAGATGCGGCCAGAATTTTCCTTGAACATATCTGTGAATACGGTGTCTGGGAGGCAGGTTTTTTCCGGATGAAGCTGAGTGAAGAAAAAGAGGCTCTTATAACGGGGTGCAGTTGTGCAGGGCAGAGTGAATGCCGGGCACAGCTGCTGGAAAGCCTGCAGGATGGGGTTGAGAAATATTTTTCCCTTGAAAAGCCGGTACTTTTTTCAGAAGAGTCTGCCTTATTATCAAAAAACGTTTGTGTGCTGCCCGTTTGCGACAGCTACCATCTTAAGGCCGAAGCCCTTTTCCTTTCCTCTTCGCTTGAAGAAAAAGATGAGGCCCTGCTGGATATCATGACTCAGGCCGCAGCCTTTGCAGGTCATTTGATTGAACGTATGGTTTCGGAAAAAAGACTGGAAGATTCCCTTGCAATGTATAAGAAAAGCCAGCAGGAACTGGCCCGTGCCAAGGAAAAGGCCGAAGCCGATAACGATGCCAAGAGTGCTTTTTTAACCCATATGAGCCATGAACTTCGAACTCCCATGAATGGCATACAGGGCATGGCCGAGCTTCTGTTTCAGACCCGTCTGGATGAAGAACAGCATAGTTATCTTCGCATTATGCAGGACAGTTGCGGTTCAGTACTTGGCATGATTAACGGGCTTCTTGATTTGGCTAAAATTGAATCCGATAAATTCAGTCTCGAATTTATTTCCTTTGGCCTCCGTCATTTTATGGAAGTCTTCTGTGCGCCCATGATCCTTCTGGCCCGGGAAAAGGGGCTGGATTTTACCTGTGACATCGCCGACGATGTAACGGACAGACTCATGGGAGATACGGACAAGCTGCGCCGTATTCTTACCAATCTTGTGGGAAATGCCCTGAAATTTACCCATGATGGAGGTATCTCCATTGCCGTAAGTGAAACAGCAAGCCATGGACCAGGAGTTTATCTTTGTTTCCGGATTCAGGATACGGGGATAGGTATTTCAAAAGAAAAAATCCCTTCCCTTTTCCAGCCCTTTTCCCAGGCGGACAGCTCCATTTCCCGCAGATACGGTGGAACTGGGCTTGGACTTTTAATTTCCCGACAGCTTGCAGAAAAAATGGGTGGCCAGATGGGACTGGAGAGCTCAGAAAATAATGGTTCCTGTTTCTGGTTTACCGTATCCTTTAAAAAGGTTGATATTCTAAGCGATGAAGAAGAAAAGAAGGCTTCTGTTCCAAAGGTTCGTTCTCCTGAATCCCTTCTGAGTTCAGAGCAGAAAAAAGCCCGTATTCTTGTGGTTGAAGATGATCTCACCAATCAGCAGGTAGCTCGGGGTTTTCTTAAAAAACTTGGGCTGGCTGCGGATATCGCCCAGAGCGGAGCAGAAGCACTGGAAATGCTTGGGCAGTCTCCCTATGATCTGATTCTTATGGATGTTCAGATGCCGGATATGGACGGTACTGAAGTCACCCGCAGAATCAGAAGCGGTGAGGTGAGGGGGCTTTCTCCGGATATTCTGATAATAGCCATGACAGCCAATGCCACCAGGAGGGATAAGGAAAAATGCTTTCAGTCCGGTATGAACGCTTTTCTTTCAAAACCCATTTCCGGTTATGATCTGGCGGAAACCCTTGCTGCCTGGCTTCCTTTGCAGGAAATCCGGACTTGA
- the trpA gene encoding tryptophan synthase subunit alpha — MNRISRMFNQCEKHKEAALIGFVTAGDPDMETSRKIIFSMLDNGMDLLEIGIPFSDPTADGPAIQLASQRALKAGMSLGPALKMVKEIREKYPTPIVLFSYLNPILAHGPEKFCKDAAAAGADGVLVVDMPLEESNELLPFLKVSGLVSIPLVAPTTPEDRMKEICKNAEGFLYLVSMTGVTGSGGLDPEKAGAMARKVRSLSPVPVALGFGISEASQVAALAPHTDGIVIGSAFVRTIGETKDKEKIPEILGRMTREFKQACKYSG, encoded by the coding sequence ATGAACCGCATCAGCAGGATGTTTAATCAGTGCGAAAAGCACAAAGAAGCTGCCCTCATCGGCTTTGTAACCGCAGGTGATCCGGACATGGAAACCAGCAGAAAAATTATTTTTTCCATGCTGGACAATGGTATGGATCTCCTTGAAATCGGTATTCCCTTTTCCGATCCCACGGCAGACGGCCCTGCCATTCAACTGGCTTCCCAGAGGGCACTTAAGGCGGGAATGAGCCTTGGCCCTGCTCTGAAAATGGTCAAGGAAATCCGGGAAAAGTACCCAACCCCCATTGTACTCTTTTCCTACTTAAACCCCATCCTTGCCCATGGCCCGGAAAAATTCTGCAAAGATGCCGCAGCTGCTGGAGCAGATGGTGTGCTGGTGGTGGATATGCCCCTTGAGGAATCAAACGAGCTTCTTCCTTTTCTGAAGGTCTCAGGCCTTGTTTCCATCCCCCTTGTGGCTCCCACCACACCGGAAGACAGAATGAAGGAGATCTGCAAAAATGCTGAAGGATTTCTGTATCTTGTTTCAATGACCGGAGTAACCGGCTCCGGTGGCCTTGATCCGGAAAAAGCAGGAGCCATGGCCCGGAAGGTCCGGAGCTTAAGCCCCGTTCCCGTGGCTTTGGGTTTTGGCATCAGCGAAGCTTCTCAGGTTGCGGCCCTGGCACCGCATACAGACGGTATTGTTATTGGCTCGGCCTTTGTCAGGACCATAGGAGAGACAAAGGATAAAGAAAAGATCCCGGAGATTCTGGGAAGGATGACAAGGGAATTCAAGCAGGCCTGCAAATATTCAGGCTGA
- a CDS encoding anthranilate synthase component II: protein MEKTRILMVDNFDSFTFNLVQYFEELGAEVVTFRNNNITAEEIENMDIDGLVISPGPGRPENAGVSMDFIRRFSGKKPILGVCLGHQSIARVFDAEVVHAKRLMHGKVSEITADGKGVFAGVTRPFKAMRYHSLAVREESLPFCLEITARSEDGEIMGLRHREHPTEGIQFHPESIMTPMGKRFLRNFLDQAAGHISGHTKE, encoded by the coding sequence ATGGAAAAAACCCGGATTCTCATGGTGGATAATTTTGATTCCTTCACCTTCAATCTGGTGCAGTATTTTGAAGAGCTTGGTGCTGAGGTTGTCACCTTCAGAAACAACAATATTACAGCCGAAGAGATTGAAAATATGGATATTGACGGCCTTGTCATTTCTCCAGGACCGGGAAGGCCTGAAAATGCAGGTGTTTCCATGGATTTTATCCGGCGTTTTTCCGGCAAAAAACCCATACTCGGCGTATGTCTGGGACATCAGAGCATTGCAAGGGTATTTGATGCGGAAGTGGTCCATGCAAAGCGGCTCATGCATGGCAAGGTTTCTGAAATCACAGCCGACGGAAAGGGTGTTTTTGCAGGTGTCACCCGGCCCTTCAAGGCCATGCGTTACCATTCATTAGCCGTCAGGGAAGAAAGTCTTCCCTTTTGCCTTGAAATCACAGCCCGCTCAGAAGACGGGGAAATCATGGGGCTGCGTCATCGGGAACACCCCACCGAAGGAATACAGTTCCATCCCGAATCCATCATGACCCCCATGGGCAAACGCTTTCTTCGTAATTTTCTGGATCAGGCCGCAGGTCATATATCAGGCCATACAAAGGAGTGA
- the rsgA gene encoding ribosome small subunit-dependent GTPase A, with the protein MKIENLGFDCWFKEKSGDICGADYSVARVAAVDRHYFTIRNEQGEIPAELAGRMYFQAGSPSELPCVGDWVSVQYHSDDTYAIIHGVFPRKSFLRRKRAGSEVDYQMIAANVDVAFIVQSCHFDFNPARLNRYMVMAADGNVEPIVILAKTDLISHEELQEKIAAVKQAGITVRIIPLSNETGMGLDAFHEVLLPGRTYCLLGSSGVGKTTLINGLAGRDAYATRAVSATGEGTHTTTRRQLIVLDTGILFIDTPGMRELGMMDRGEGIRREFDDILELSRTCRFSDCSHTQESGCAVIAAMAGGDLSEERFHSYVKLRKESEFHEMSYLDKRNKDKLFGSFIKKAGKSMKRRGSKRER; encoded by the coding sequence GTGAAGATTGAAAATTTGGGATTTGATTGCTGGTTTAAAGAAAAATCCGGTGATATTTGCGGTGCGGATTACAGCGTTGCCAGAGTGGCAGCCGTTGATCGTCATTATTTTACCATCAGGAATGAGCAGGGTGAGATTCCCGCGGAGCTGGCAGGAAGAATGTATTTTCAGGCTGGTTCGCCGAGCGAACTGCCATGTGTGGGCGACTGGGTCAGTGTGCAATATCATAGTGATGATACATATGCCATTATTCACGGCGTGTTTCCCAGAAAGAGTTTTTTACGGCGAAAGCGGGCCGGATCCGAAGTGGACTATCAGATGATTGCGGCCAATGTGGATGTGGCTTTCATTGTGCAGTCCTGTCATTTTGATTTTAATCCGGCCCGGTTGAACCGCTATATGGTCATGGCCGCTGACGGAAATGTGGAGCCCATTGTTATTCTTGCTAAAACGGATCTGATCTCCCATGAAGAACTCCAGGAAAAGATTGCTGCTGTGAAACAGGCCGGTATCACAGTCAGAATAATTCCCCTTAGCAATGAGACGGGTATGGGACTGGATGCCTTTCACGAAGTCCTGCTGCCGGGTCGGACCTATTGTCTGCTGGGATCATCCGGTGTGGGTAAAACCACGCTGATTAATGGCCTGGCGGGCCGTGACGCCTATGCGACCCGTGCCGTCAGTGCCACGGGAGAGGGCACCCACACCACAACACGGCGGCAACTGATTGTGCTGGATACCGGGATCCTCTTTATTGATACACCGGGCATGAGGGAACTGGGCATGATGGACAGGGGCGAGGGAATCAGAAGGGAGTTTGATGATATCCTTGAACTTTCCAGAACCTGCCGTTTCAGTGACTGTAGTCACACCCAGGAGTCCGGCTGTGCTGTTATTGCGGCCATGGCAGGAGGTGATCTCAGCGAGGAGCGTTTTCATTCCTATGTCAAACTCAGAAAAGAGTCGGAGTTCCATGAAATGTCTTATCTGGATAAACGCAATAAAGATAAGTTGTTCGGATCTTTTATAAAAAAAGCCGGTAAAAGCATGAAGCGGCGTGGCAGTAAGAGAGAGAGGTAG
- the trpB gene encoding tryptophan synthase subunit beta, translating to MTAYPDFSALPDAKGHFGIFGGRYVGETLMPALLELEKSFESIRKDKDFQRELLILLQDYAGRPTALYAADRLSDMAGGARIFLKREDLTHTGAHKINNTLGQVLLAHRMGKRRVIAETGAGQHGVATATAAARFGMSCTVFMGKEDIRRQAPNVARMKLLGAEVISVEEGTATLKDAMNAALRHWTACVEDTFYVIGSVAGPHPYPLMVREFQKVIGEEAKEQFLTRTGGMPDLLVAAVGGGSNAMGLFFPFLDTKVEMLGVEAAGEGLEGRHAATLLKGSVGVLHGSKSYVLQSEDGQILEAHSVSAGLDYPGVGPEHSLFKDCGRVRYTAITDIQALSAFKLLTLSEGILPALESSHALAAAILEAKKRPKTQSILVNLSGRGDKDMANATNHPEFDTINAELLLNS from the coding sequence ATGACTGCTTACCCGGATTTCTCTGCCCTGCCCGATGCAAAGGGCCATTTTGGAATTTTCGGCGGCCGCTATGTGGGAGAAACCCTCATGCCCGCCCTTCTGGAGCTGGAAAAAAGCTTTGAGTCCATCCGGAAGGACAAGGACTTTCAAAGGGAGCTTCTGATTCTTCTTCAGGATTATGCAGGACGGCCAACGGCCCTCTATGCCGCAGACCGGCTTTCGGACATGGCCGGAGGAGCAAGAATTTTTCTCAAACGGGAAGATCTGACCCACACCGGTGCCCATAAAATCAATAATACCCTTGGGCAGGTGCTGCTGGCCCATCGCATGGGAAAACGCCGGGTCATTGCCGAGACCGGAGCAGGTCAGCACGGTGTGGCCACGGCCACGGCCGCAGCCCGTTTTGGCATGTCGTGTACGGTTTTCATGGGGAAAGAAGATATCCGGCGACAGGCCCCCAATGTGGCACGTATGAAACTTCTCGGCGCAGAAGTTATTTCCGTAGAAGAAGGAACCGCTACCCTGAAGGATGCCATGAACGCAGCACTCCGTCACTGGACAGCCTGTGTGGAAGACACCTTTTATGTGATCGGTTCCGTGGCAGGCCCCCATCCCTATCCCCTGATGGTGCGGGAATTTCAAAAAGTGATTGGTGAAGAAGCAAAGGAGCAGTTTTTGACCAGAACCGGCGGTATGCCAGACCTTCTGGTAGCAGCCGTAGGCGGCGGCTCCAACGCCATGGGGCTTTTCTTTCCCTTTCTGGACACAAAGGTTGAAATGCTGGGAGTGGAAGCCGCAGGCGAAGGCCTTGAAGGCCGTCATGCGGCCACCCTTCTCAAGGGGAGCGTAGGCGTTCTCCATGGCTCCAAGTCCTATGTGCTGCAAAGCGAAGACGGCCAGATTCTGGAAGCCCACAGTGTGTCCGCAGGGCTGGATTATCCCGGTGTGGGGCCGGAGCATTCCCTCTTCAAGGACTGCGGACGGGTACGATACACTGCCATTACGGACATACAGGCCCTTTCCGCCTTCAAGCTTCTGACCCTGAGCGAAGGCATTCTTCCGGCACTGGAATCCAGCCATGCCCTGGCCGCTGCAATTCTTGAGGCAAAAAAAAGGCCGAAAACCCAGAGCATTCTTGTGAATCTTTCCGGCAGAGGCGACAAGGACATGGCCAATGCCACGAATCATCCGGAGTTTGACACCATCAACGCAGAACTTCTTCTGAATTCATAA
- the trpC gene encoding indole-3-glycerol phosphate synthase TrpC codes for MVDKMTSILKKILEKRKFRIEQAQRERPESLLSDMLSQRPNIRDFGAGLHQSPQKPAAIIAEIKRRSPSKGDLNPDLDAASLAKAYENGGAVALSVLTEPDFFGGSIEDMKEARTATRLPVLRKDFIFHPYQVLESAVLGADAILLIARILEPKLHKELAALASELGLAVLHEIHGEEEIPQTLDAGARFIGINNRDLATFETDIRIAPSMAALLPKGVIPVALSGIRGPEDIAVSRHLGVHSFLVGESLVLSHDPEKDLKAMVESGVLP; via the coding sequence GTGGTAGATAAAATGACTTCCATTTTGAAAAAAATCCTTGAAAAACGAAAATTCAGGATTGAACAGGCCCAAAGGGAGCGGCCTGAAAGCCTTTTATCTGACATGCTTTCCCAAAGACCCAATATCCGGGATTTTGGGGCCGGTCTGCACCAAAGCCCCCAAAAACCCGCAGCCATTATTGCAGAAATTAAACGCAGATCCCCTTCCAAGGGGGATCTTAATCCAGACCTTGATGCAGCATCCCTTGCAAAGGCCTATGAAAATGGCGGAGCTGTAGCCCTTTCCGTTCTAACGGAACCTGATTTTTTCGGTGGCAGCATTGAGGATATGAAGGAGGCACGAACAGCAACCCGTCTTCCCGTACTGCGCAAGGATTTTATCTTTCACCCCTATCAGGTGCTGGAATCGGCTGTTCTGGGGGCAGATGCCATTCTCCTGATCGCCCGTATTCTTGAGCCAAAGCTCCACAAGGAACTGGCGGCTCTGGCTTCTGAGCTGGGTCTCGCTGTGCTGCACGAAATCCATGGAGAAGAAGAAATTCCCCAGACACTGGATGCAGGGGCCAGATTTATTGGCATCAACAACAGGGATCTTGCCACCTTTGAAACGGACATCCGCATTGCCCCCAGCATGGCGGCCCTCCTGCCCAAGGGAGTTATTCCCGTGGCCCTTTCCGGCATCCGGGGACCTGAGGACATAGCCGTCTCCAGACACCTTGGTGTGCACAGCTTTCTTGTGGGCGAAAGCCTTGTGCTCAGCCATGATCCGGAAAAAGACCTGAAGGCCATGGTGGAAAGCGGGGTTCTCCCATGA
- a CDS encoding phosphoribosylanthranilate isomerase: MTFIKICGITSPDTARFCADLKVDAIGCVFFPKSPRHLDVKMAKTITDAVPKTMLKVAVMVDPDFKISVDTATKAGCNAIQLHGKENPFLVESLRQEGFYVIKGLYLFQEPTVAEASAYPADRFLVEAAAGTMPGGNAKSWDWAAAKDFCQRYPALLAGGLNPDNVKDALIEAKPFGVDVSSGVESSPGIKDHEKIKAFVEAVRNYI, from the coding sequence ATGACCTTCATCAAGATCTGCGGCATCACCAGCCCGGATACGGCCCGTTTCTGTGCAGACCTTAAGGTGGATGCCATAGGATGCGTCTTTTTTCCAAAAAGCCCGAGACACCTTGATGTAAAAATGGCAAAAACCATCACCGATGCCGTACCAAAAACCATGCTGAAGGTGGCTGTCATGGTCGATCCCGATTTCAAGATATCTGTGGATACGGCAACAAAGGCAGGCTGCAATGCCATACAGCTCCATGGAAAAGAAAATCCTTTTCTGGTGGAATCCCTGCGACAGGAGGGTTTTTACGTCATTAAGGGACTTTATCTCTTTCAGGAACCTACGGTGGCTGAGGCTTCAGCTTATCCGGCAGACCGCTTTCTTGTGGAAGCTGCCGCAGGAACCATGCCCGGCGGCAACGCCAAAAGCTGGGACTGGGCAGCGGCCAAGGATTTCTGCCAGCGTTATCCTGCCCTGCTTGCCGGTGGCCTCAATCCTGATAATGTAAAAGATGCCCTCATCGAAGCAAAGCCCTTTGGCGTGGATGTAAGCTCCGGCGTTGAATCTTCGCCCGGTATCAAGGATCATGAAAAAATAAAGGCCTTTGTGGAGGCCGTTCGTAATTATATATGA
- the trpD gene encoding anthranilate phosphoribosyltransferase, with product MLFRKLMEKIIRHEDLTEQECGEALEAIFTGETDPATVAGFLAALAVKGESASELTGAARVLRRNMQRIQTPASLTVDTCGTGGDGADTFNISTTAAFVVAGCGAVVAKHGNRSVSSKCGSADVLETLGVRLDIPAEAVEEALFEINIGFLFAPNFHAAVRHAGPARKALGIRTLFNAIGPMANPAAASCQVIGVFKPELTESMGQALLDLGTRKAFVVHGHDGLDEISVCAPTRVTEAADGRLKTYDLYPEIYFGEPADPEDLKGGDATENAAITRAVLSGEKGAKRNIVLINSAAALVACDKAKDIKDGIKLAGEAIDSGAAMAKLEALIQFTQEASGGR from the coding sequence ATGCTGTTCAGAAAGCTTATGGAAAAAATCATCCGCCATGAAGATCTCACGGAACAGGAATGTGGTGAGGCCCTGGAGGCCATATTCACCGGTGAAACCGATCCTGCCACAGTGGCAGGTTTTCTTGCAGCCCTTGCGGTAAAGGGAGAAAGCGCCAGCGAACTGACCGGTGCGGCCCGTGTTCTGAGGCGTAACATGCAGCGCATCCAGACACCGGCCAGCCTTACGGTGGACACCTGCGGTACGGGCGGAGACGGGGCAGATACCTTCAATATTTCCACCACAGCGGCCTTTGTGGTGGCAGGCTGCGGGGCGGTGGTGGCAAAACACGGCAACCGTTCCGTTTCCAGCAAATGCGGCAGTGCCGATGTACTGGAAACACTCGGTGTTCGGCTCGACATCCCTGCGGAAGCCGTGGAGGAAGCCCTCTTTGAAATCAATATAGGGTTTCTCTTTGCCCCAAACTTCCATGCCGCTGTCCGCCATGCAGGTCCTGCCAGAAAAGCCCTTGGCATCCGTACCCTCTTCAATGCCATCGGTCCCATGGCCAACCCTGCGGCGGCATCCTGTCAGGTGATAGGTGTGTTCAAGCCGGAGCTTACGGAAAGCATGGGACAGGCCCTGCTGGATCTTGGAACCCGCAAAGCCTTTGTTGTACACGGCCATGACGGGCTGGATGAAATTTCCGTATGCGCTCCCACAAGGGTGACTGAGGCAGCAGATGGCAGGCTGAAAACCTATGACCTTTATCCTGAGATATATTTTGGCGAACCCGCAGATCCTGAAGACCTGAAAGGTGGGGATGCTACAGAAAATGCTGCCATTACCCGGGCTGTTCTCTCCGGTGAAAAGGGAGCAAAGCGCAACATTGTTCTCATCAACAGTGCGGCCGCCCTTGTGGCCTGTGACAAGGCAAAGGACATTAAAGATGGCATCAAACTTGCCGGGGAAGCCATTGATTCCGGCGCTGCCATGGCAAAACTGGAGGCCCTGATCCAATTTACTCAGGAGGCCTCAGGTGGTAGATAA
- a CDS encoding anthranilate synthase component I family protein: MLLERFPEKIFFNEKVRAGCNVVPLCARILADSETPVSMLRRFHNSQDPIFLFESVEGGERWARYSFLGTSFRSEIRIYQDRIEKHGPGPTETLPHKGDFTPALRQILQRYKLAELEDLPPFPGGLVGYLSYEAVSSFEKIPHSLPPSRPLGVFLIPDTLMVFDNHRHTLTCICLAFLEDGASADSAYTTAEARLETLLETVRKPAPEEIVLQGPATVLQPMTPPDIFRERVERVKNHIMEGDIIQAVISQSFEGPAPDDPVALYRAVRYTNPSPYLFFLRAGGQTLVGSSPETMVRLEEGLATLRPIAGTRPRGLNPSEDRRLADDLLKDEKEKAEHLMLVDLGRNDLGRIARTGSVQVTDLMMVERYSHVMHLVSNITAQLKPELDALDLVAATFPAGTLSGAPKIRAMEIIAENEDQPRDAYGGAVGYFSFNGNMDMAIVIRTAIIRGETLTVRSGAGIVADSDPETERQETLNKARALQTALAMLTGPKPL, translated from the coding sequence ATGCTCCTTGAACGCTTTCCGGAAAAAATCTTTTTCAATGAAAAAGTCAGGGCTGGATGCAATGTCGTGCCTTTATGCGCCCGCATCCTTGCGGACAGTGAAACGCCCGTCTCCATGCTGCGCCGCTTTCACAATTCCCAGGATCCTATCTTCCTGTTTGAGTCCGTGGAGGGGGGGGAGCGCTGGGCAAGGTACAGCTTCCTTGGCACAAGTTTTAGGTCTGAAATCAGAATTTATCAGGACCGCATAGAAAAACACGGCCCCGGTCCAACAGAAACCCTTCCCCACAAGGGTGATTTCACCCCTGCCCTGAGGCAGATTCTCCAACGCTACAAACTGGCTGAACTGGAAGACCTGCCCCCCTTCCCCGGCGGTCTTGTGGGATATCTCAGCTATGAGGCGGTAAGCAGTTTTGAAAAAATTCCCCACAGCCTTCCCCCATCAAGGCCGCTGGGAGTATTTCTCATTCCCGATACCCTTATGGTCTTTGACAACCACCGCCACACCCTGACCTGCATCTGCCTTGCCTTTTTAGAAGACGGAGCCAGTGCGGACAGCGCCTATACCACGGCGGAAGCAAGACTGGAAACCCTGCTTGAAACCGTCAGAAAGCCTGCCCCTGAAGAAATAGTCTTGCAGGGACCTGCTACGGTTCTCCAGCCCATGACACCGCCAGATATCTTCCGGGAGCGGGTGGAAAGGGTGAAAAATCATATCATGGAAGGCGATATCATTCAGGCCGTAATCTCCCAGTCTTTTGAAGGTCCGGCTCCGGATGATCCCGTAGCCCTGTACAGAGCTGTGCGCTACACCAATCCATCACCCTATCTTTTCTTTCTCAGGGCCGGAGGCCAGACCCTTGTGGGTTCTTCCCCGGAAACCATGGTACGCCTTGAAGAAGGCCTTGCCACACTGAGGCCCATCGCAGGCACCCGGCCAAGGGGCCTCAATCCTTCGGAAGACCGCCGCCTTGCAGATGATCTTTTAAAGGATGAAAAGGAAAAAGCGGAACACCTCATGCTGGTGGATCTTGGCCGCAACGATCTTGGCCGGATCGCTCGAACGGGCTCGGTTCAGGTAACAGATCTTATGATGGTGGAGCGCTACTCCCATGTCATGCATCTGGTTTCCAACATTACAGCCCAGCTGAAGCCGGAACTGGATGCCCTGGATCTTGTGGCAGCCACCTTCCCCGCCGGTACCCTTTCCGGAGCACCCAAAATCCGGGCCATGGAAATAATAGCGGAAAACGAGGACCAGCCCAGAGACGCCTATGGCGGCGCTGTGGGATATTTCAGTTTCAACGGCAACATGGATATGGCCATAGTCATCCGCACTGCCATCATCCGTGGTGAAACCCTCACCGTACGCTCAGGTGCAGGAATTGTGGCGGACTCGGACCCTGAAACCGAAAGACAGGAAACCCTGAACAAAGCAAGAGCCCTCCAGACGGCCCTTGCCATGCTTACAGGCCCCAAGCCCCTATAA